The proteins below come from a single Candidatus Kaelpia aquatica genomic window:
- a CDS encoding TIGR03936 family radical SAM-associated protein, protein MKESVEYELAFTKKGLLKFISHLDLLHLFQRVLRRANIDVFYSQGFHPLPKIKFIRALKLGIESDGEQLFIRLKEDIEENRLKKELNKQLPVEIQMVSVVKV, encoded by the coding sequence ATGAAAGAGTCGGTAGAGTATGAGCTTGCATTTACAAAGAAAGGATTGTTAAAGTTTATATCACATCTTGATTTATTGCATCTCTTTCAGCGTGTTTTAAGACGGGCTAACATAGATGTGTTTTATTCTCAGGGTTTTCATCCGTTACCAAAGATTAAGTTCATTAGGGCTCTTAAGCTTGGCATAGAGAGTGATGGAGAGCAGTTGTTCATAAGATTAAAAGAAGATATAGAAGAGAATAGATTGAAAAAAGAATTAAACAAGCAGCTTCCAGTTGAGATTCAAATGGTGTCAGTGGTTAAGGTTTGA